One Thermococcus sp. DNA window includes the following coding sequences:
- a CDS encoding S16 family serine protease, translated as MRKVLASILVLLFIASSAALTAAQCPSEGHTVILKAPAVSKTSTGELVGVATDFVITVAPGSGHIYVETWPLAQVDMQASARLAAQVAGKVLGVNMDKYDVFIQIKADSPIIGGPSAGGTMTVGIIAALEGWKLNPKVMMTGMINPDGTIGPVGGILEKASAAHQAGADLFLIPEGQRIQYVQKTNRTEIGGVIEIHSTTEKVDVAQYAKERWGLKVIEIKDIYDAVYYFTGHHLQKPTPKGNIRINTSFLKGDAVSDYTNTSAYYKSTLKKLRNSNVNYETYSVLMNALTQAGTLLNSSKESLDDGMYYTTLSKDFQARIIIRHVDWYLGINSGEDVERVLKEVNEEINATETQVSNVTIRGTTMLQAVAAAQERVEDAKSSLDEAWKYYYNDDYWDAIGDASYAYERAKTAVFWKNLGERFAKGETINPDVVRTTARDYIDSSNLIVTYIDSMYGNVIGNDLLNEIEKAEQYYEDGKYSAALFTAMEARIRAEVFLDTLGIDNETVLMDKLETMKEDARTAIGLAQEQGIVPVLAVAYYEFAESYEKSGKPEDLQTAMIFYQYARETAQLFLSAPPKGEETSTNTSSPAPLPTMTVPSSTSSPSPTPGQTRGNADNEALWISIAVGAFVLGALVGKKM; from the coding sequence ATGAGAAAGGTACTGGCATCAATACTGGTACTTCTGTTTATAGCATCTTCAGCGGCCCTCACAGCAGCGCAATGTCCCTCCGAAGGGCACACAGTTATACTCAAGGCCCCAGCAGTCTCAAAAACTTCAACCGGAGAACTGGTAGGGGTTGCAACGGATTTCGTCATAACCGTGGCACCCGGAAGCGGGCACATCTACGTGGAGACATGGCCCCTGGCCCAGGTTGACATGCAGGCCAGCGCAAGGTTAGCGGCCCAAGTAGCGGGCAAAGTGCTGGGGGTGAACATGGACAAGTACGATGTCTTTATTCAGATAAAAGCGGATTCACCAATCATAGGAGGCCCCTCCGCAGGTGGAACCATGACCGTTGGAATAATCGCGGCACTGGAGGGGTGGAAGCTCAATCCCAAGGTTATGATGACGGGCATGATAAACCCCGATGGAACTATAGGTCCGGTTGGTGGGATACTTGAAAAGGCCTCAGCAGCCCACCAAGCCGGCGCAGATCTGTTTCTAATACCTGAGGGACAGAGAATTCAGTACGTGCAAAAGACCAACAGAACGGAGATCGGAGGGGTTATTGAGATACACAGCACAACGGAGAAGGTTGACGTGGCCCAGTACGCCAAAGAGCGCTGGGGATTAAAGGTCATCGAGATCAAGGACATCTACGACGCGGTTTACTATTTCACGGGGCACCACCTCCAGAAACCGACCCCCAAGGGAAACATCAGGATAAACACCAGCTTCCTCAAGGGCGACGCCGTGAGCGACTACACCAACACAAGTGCCTATTACAAGTCCACCCTCAAGAAGCTCAGGAACAGCAACGTTAACTACGAGACGTACAGTGTGCTCATGAACGCACTGACCCAGGCGGGGACGCTCCTCAACTCCTCCAAGGAGTCGCTGGACGATGGAATGTACTACACGACACTGAGCAAGGATTTCCAGGCGAGGATTATCATAAGACACGTTGACTGGTACCTCGGGATAAATAGCGGGGAAGACGTTGAAAGGGTACTAAAGGAGGTCAACGAGGAGATCAACGCCACCGAGACCCAGGTTTCGAATGTCACCATACGGGGCACCACAATGCTTCAGGCGGTGGCGGCCGCCCAGGAGAGGGTGGAGGACGCCAAGAGCTCACTGGACGAAGCGTGGAAGTACTACTACAACGACGATTACTGGGATGCCATTGGAGACGCGTCCTACGCGTACGAAAGGGCCAAGACGGCGGTATTCTGGAAAAATCTGGGTGAGCGCTTCGCGAAGGGGGAGACCATAAACCCGGACGTCGTGAGGACAACAGCCAGGGACTACATAGACAGCTCAAACCTAATAGTGACCTACATCGACTCCATGTACGGCAACGTTATAGGGAACGACCTCCTCAACGAGATAGAGAAAGCCGAGCAGTACTACGAAGACGGCAAGTACTCCGCGGCACTGTTCACCGCCATGGAGGCCCGCATAAGGGCCGAGGTCTTCCTGGATACCCTTGGTATAGACAACGAGACGGTCCTCATGGACAAACTCGAGACCATGAAGGAGGACGCCAGGACCGCCATAGGACTCGCCCAGGAGCAGGGGATAGTACCCGTTCTTGCGGTGGCGTACTATGAGTTTGCTGAGAGCTATGAAAAGAGCGGAAAACCCGAAGACCTCCAGACCGCGATGATATTCTACCAGTACGCCAGGGAAACCGCCCAGCTCTTTCTGAGTGCCCCACCAAAGGGCGAGGAGACCTCAACGAACACGAGCTCGCCGGCGCCGCTACCAACCATGACCGTACCCAGCAGCACCTCCAGTCCAAGTCCAACTCCGGGCCAGACCAGGGGAAACGCAGACAACGAGGCTTTATGGATCTCCATAGCCGTTGGCGCCTTCGTCCTTGGGGCTCTCGTGGGGAAGAAGATGTGA
- a CDS encoding metalloregulator ArsR/SmtB family transcription factor → MERRSEILNYITHRPGVTFRELARALGLGIGDLQYHLRVLEREGKVFSRKLGKRRYIFPEGFEGEYEKLVIAISTETRRRILLLLMERPRSQSEIASALGISQPTVSYHMWELKKLGTVSDRREGKKVVYSLNYDPELIARIIRNYRPGIWETLADRLIDMLTSLGDEND, encoded by the coding sequence ATGGAGAGACGGAGTGAAATACTCAACTACATAACTCACAGGCCTGGAGTAACGTTCAGGGAGCTCGCCAGGGCACTTGGGCTGGGTATAGGAGACCTTCAGTACCACCTCCGTGTCCTTGAAAGGGAGGGGAAAGTGTTTTCAAGGAAGCTCGGTAAGAGGCGCTACATATTTCCAGAGGGATTTGAGGGTGAGTACGAGAAGCTGGTCATAGCCATCTCAACTGAGACCAGAAGGAGGATACTGCTCCTCCTCATGGAGAGGCCGAGGAGCCAGAGTGAAATAGCGAGCGCCCTGGGAATAAGCCAGCCCACCGTAAGTTACCACATGTGGGAGCTGAAAAAGCTCGGAACGGTGAGCGACAGGCGGGAAGGGAAGAAAGTGGTATACTCCCTAAACTACGACCCGGAGCTGATAGCCCGCATCATCCGGAACTACCGTCCGGGTATATGGGAAACACTGGCGGATAGGCTAATAGACATGCTCACAAGCCTTGGTGATGAGAATGATTGA
- a CDS encoding ferritin family protein translates to MELDIGIIEDIETLLKNLNGYELLSYAICNERCGVEIYEWLAERSKGPLASEFRYIAEEKRKHADMMGELFKRLYPGMKPLEMNAPPLDTLPLCEKIMEARTVEEALGLALLSEALGRDIYRKLQGMTKDESVAGLFRELFAIKEDTYERLRAIYNRVVEEWE, encoded by the coding sequence ATGGAGCTTGACATCGGGATCATTGAAGATATTGAGACGTTGCTTAAGAACCTTAACGGTTACGAGCTGTTGAGCTACGCCATCTGTAACGAGAGATGTGGGGTTGAGATATACGAATGGCTCGCCGAGCGTTCGAAGGGTCCGCTCGCTTCCGAGTTCCGCTACATTGCCGAGGAGAAGAGAAAGCATGCTGACATGATGGGGGAGCTGTTTAAGCGTCTTTACCCCGGTATGAAGCCCTTGGAGATGAACGCACCTCCCCTCGACACCCTTCCCCTGTGTGAGAAAATCATGGAAGCCAGAACCGTTGAGGAGGCCCTTGGTTTGGCCCTCCTGTCTGAGGCCCTTGGAAGGGACATCTACCGCAAGCTGCAGGGTATGACCAAAGATGAATCCGTGGCCGGCCTTTTCAGGGAGCTGTTCGCGATAAAGGAGGACACATACGAGCGGCTTCGTGCTATCTACAATCGTGTTGTTGAGGAATGGGAATGA
- a CDS encoding PH domain-containing protein — MDGEEEKLPKDVLRHLEPSEQVLFRIRKKMSLEKPKWLIVTDSRIIYLDEKVFGRYDLKAIPYQKLERVTVKLGIMSSEFIIEGEENITLKLGWMNKEEARKAINAIKDALNSIAIEPVSIGVNKGITSETWILKKPKEFITRTMPAHQNTTGREKDNDPMEQLKKLKELYDMGIINQEEYEGKRKKLLEKI; from the coding sequence ATGGATGGGGAAGAAGAAAAGCTCCCAAAGGATGTTCTGCGTCACCTGGAACCCAGCGAGCAGGTTCTCTTTAGGATACGGAAAAAGATGAGCCTTGAAAAACCCAAATGGCTCATAGTAACGGACAGCAGGATAATATACCTTGATGAGAAGGTCTTTGGAAGATACGACCTGAAGGCCATCCCCTATCAAAAACTGGAGCGGGTGACGGTTAAACTGGGTATCATGTCGTCCGAGTTCATCATAGAGGGTGAGGAAAATATAACATTAAAGCTCGGCTGGATGAACAAGGAAGAGGCCAGGAAAGCCATAAACGCCATAAAAGATGCCCTCAACTCGATAGCCATCGAACCAGTTTCTATAGGGGTCAACAAGGGAATAACCAGTGAAACATGGATCCTCAAGAAGCCCAAGGAGTTCATAACGAGAACCATGCCCGCTCATCAGAACACCACCGGGAGGGAGAAAGATAATGACCCGATGGAACAGCTTAAGAAGCTCAAGGAGCTCTACGACATGGGCATCATCAACCAAGAGGAGTACGAGGGGAAGAGAAAAAAGCTCCTGGAGAAGATCTGA
- a CDS encoding DUF58 domain-containing protein: MRRRLVGYALWAVVMGVFFMLPGMVVLAVVPLTVLALGFLLEPPKGISVERTLPDRNVGLGEEIEISLRVKATKGIGLIVLREIPHPGLVPQDEPRWLLFKGPRPLKTTVKYRLKAEAWGQLVIPKTEALSLNPLGIRSSWGVYGNESVLNISFPANVLTMHGKGLNQRGVPGSATALRGALSMDFREVRRYQPGDSVKSINWKATARMGQVMANEYERENRGTVLMIIDANPDTEPGRVGGTYSRAVELVSLLTGHLLENEYHVGLYLLGKGRFILPSSGSKHLRRIIHEMTSQGGGYSRWEGLDEAVKSIADQITHYSPRILLITSVNPFREVGLKRGVYTLKGMYRSRTPLLIVDITGDRGTGTGTLENLERKAIKKVLIGHGSRVVMWNTGTASAGDMASIVLGMIV, encoded by the coding sequence ATGAGAAGGCGGCTGGTGGGTTACGCCCTCTGGGCCGTTGTGATGGGAGTCTTTTTCATGCTACCCGGGATGGTGGTCCTCGCGGTGGTGCCTCTAACCGTGCTCGCCCTCGGATTTCTCCTAGAGCCTCCAAAGGGGATATCCGTGGAGAGGACACTCCCGGATAGAAACGTGGGACTAGGGGAGGAGATAGAGATCTCGCTGAGGGTAAAAGCGACGAAAGGAATCGGGCTCATCGTGCTCCGGGAGATTCCCCATCCAGGGTTGGTGCCACAGGACGAACCTCGGTGGCTTCTGTTCAAGGGGCCCAGACCACTGAAGACCACAGTCAAGTACCGACTCAAGGCGGAGGCGTGGGGGCAGTTGGTGATACCCAAAACGGAAGCACTGTCATTAAACCCGCTTGGCATAAGAAGTTCCTGGGGAGTTTACGGAAACGAGAGCGTATTAAACATCAGCTTTCCCGCAAACGTTCTCACCATGCACGGGAAGGGCCTAAACCAACGTGGCGTCCCGGGGAGCGCAACCGCCCTAAGGGGGGCCCTCTCAATGGATTTCAGGGAAGTACGGCGCTATCAACCGGGGGACTCTGTGAAGAGCATCAACTGGAAGGCCACTGCGAGAATGGGGCAGGTTATGGCAAACGAATACGAGAGGGAGAATAGGGGTACGGTACTGATGATAATCGATGCCAATCCCGACACGGAACCGGGGCGCGTGGGTGGTACGTACTCACGGGCCGTTGAACTTGTCTCCCTTCTGACTGGGCATCTCCTGGAAAACGAGTATCACGTGGGACTTTACCTACTGGGAAAGGGAAGGTTCATACTGCCCTCATCCGGCTCCAAGCACCTCAGGAGGATAATCCACGAGATGACCTCCCAAGGTGGTGGCTATTCCAGATGGGAAGGACTGGACGAAGCAGTAAAGAGCATTGCTGACCAGATAACCCATTATTCGCCCAGGATCCTCTTGATAACCAGCGTAAACCCCTTCAGAGAGGTCGGTCTTAAACGGGGGGTCTACACGTTAAAAGGCATGTACCGCTCGCGTACTCCCCTTCTAATCGTAGACATCACGGGAGACCGGGGCACCGGAACAGGCACCCTGGAGAATCTCGAAAGAAAGGCCATCAAAAAGGTGCTGATAGGTCATGGAAGCAGGGTCGTGATGTGGAATACCGGGACTGCAAGCGCCGGGGATATGGCCTCCATCGTGCTGGGGATGATCGTATGA